The Streptococcus sp. S5 genome contains a region encoding:
- the mvk gene encoding mevalonate kinase gives MNKEIGVGRAHSKIILIGEHAVVYGYPAIALPLHHIEVICQIIPADSPWILFEDDTLSMAVFASLEHLGIREARIRCRIQSMVPEKRGMGSSAAVSIAAIRAVFDYYQEKLNDETLEILVNRAETIAHMNPSGLDAKTCLSDQAIKFIRNVGFYPLELGIKASLVIADTGIHGNTREAIQKVEAKGQEVLSHFHEIGQLTQQVEEALKMNDLTSLGQALTTCHDHLRAVGVSCVEADHLVAVALENGALGAKMSGGGLGGCVIALVKDSREAATIAHALEKEGAHHTWIENL, from the coding sequence ATGAACAAAGAGATAGGCGTCGGAAGGGCGCATAGTAAAATTATCTTAATTGGAGAGCATGCGGTGGTTTATGGTTATCCGGCTATTGCTTTGCCACTCCATCATATCGAAGTGATCTGCCAGATCATCCCGGCAGACAGTCCATGGATTTTGTTTGAAGATGACACCTTGTCCATGGCAGTTTTTGCGTCTCTTGAGCACCTCGGGATTCGCGAGGCCCGGATTCGCTGTCGAATTCAGTCCATGGTACCGGAAAAACGGGGGATGGGATCATCTGCAGCAGTGAGTATCGCAGCTATTCGTGCCGTTTTTGACTATTATCAAGAGAAGCTGAATGATGAGACCTTAGAAATCCTGGTCAATCGAGCAGAAACCATTGCCCATATGAATCCAAGTGGGCTTGATGCCAAGACTTGTTTGAGCGATCAAGCCATTAAATTTATCCGAAATGTCGGCTTTTACCCGCTGGAGCTGGGTATAAAAGCGAGCTTGGTGATTGCGGATACGGGAATTCACGGCAATACCCGTGAGGCGATCCAAAAGGTTGAAGCCAAAGGGCAGGAAGTTTTGTCCCATTTCCATGAGATTGGTCAGTTGACCCAGCAGGTGGAAGAGGCTCTGAAAATGAATGATCTAACGAGCCTAGGACAGGCTCTGACTACTTGTCATGACCACTTGAGAGCCGTCGGTGTCAGCTGTGTTGAAGCAGACCATTTGGTCGCTGTTGCCCTTGAAAACGGGGCCTTAGGCGCTAAAATGAGCGGGGGTGGTCTTGGAGGCTGTGTGATTGCCCTCGTCAAGGATTCTCGTGAAGCAGCAACCATTGCCCATGCATTAGAAAAAGAAGGAGCGCACCATACATGGATCGAAAACCTGTAA
- a CDS encoding Xaa-Pro dipeptidyl-peptidase, which yields MKYNQYSYLSVDQKDILKELKEIGFDLPTHLPEKELFEWFVRKVYFTYKDTDYPLSNLVVDSKTDFLTYIQSDCEWSPNIFYTVALQLLGFRYFIDFEDTDSFLKEVQFPIEYGNLVENLYHLLNTRTVKGNLLIDQLVSDGLIPEDNQYHYFNGKSLATFTSHDAIREVVYVESRVDTDKDGLPDLVKVSIIRPRYEGKIPAVMTASPYHQGTNDKASDKALYNMNVDLEVKEPHTIQVEVPQLELVDPVGSAELVDEAEETLTHINSSYTLNDYLLPRGYANLYVSGVGTKDSQGLMTNGNYQQIEAYKNVIDWLNGRCRAFTDHTRKRQVKADWSNGKVATTGISYLGTMSNGLATTGVDGLEVIIAEAGISSWYNYYRENGLVTSPGGYPGEDFDSLAELTYSRNLLGGDYLHHNAAHQADLDIVKKELDRASGDYNQFWHDRNYLLHADQVKAEVVFTHGSQDWNVKPLHVFNMFQALPTSIKKHLFYHNGAHVYLNNWQSIDFRESMNALLSKKLLGYDSSYELPTVIWQDNTGEQSWTSLDDFGNQTNQRTFSLGDDEKVIQNRYETKDYERYGKAYPTFLSDLYQDKAQQVTIDLPIEEDLHLNGKARLHLRLHSSTNKGLLSAQLLELGSKKYLQPYPAVLSVRTLDNGRYHMLDNLTELPFKEAGQRVISKGYLNLQNRHDLLEVEAVTPGEWMEFDFDLQPTIYKLEKGATLRLVLYTTDFEITVRDQTDYQLTIDLAQSSLHLPEMTEAH from the coding sequence ATGAAATACAATCAATATAGCTATCTATCTGTTGACCAAAAAGACATTCTTAAGGAACTAAAAGAAATTGGGTTTGACCTTCCCACCCACCTCCCAGAAAAAGAACTGTTTGAATGGTTTGTCCGCAAGGTTTACTTCACCTATAAAGATACAGATTATCCCCTCTCTAACCTAGTGGTGGATTCTAAAACAGACTTTTTAACGTATATCCAATCTGACTGCGAATGGTCTCCGAACATTTTTTACACAGTAGCCCTCCAATTACTCGGTTTCCGCTATTTTATTGATTTTGAAGATACGGATAGCTTCTTGAAAGAAGTCCAATTTCCGATTGAGTATGGAAACTTGGTAGAAAACCTCTATCACCTTCTCAATACTCGAACAGTAAAAGGAAATTTACTCATCGATCAGTTGGTCAGCGATGGCTTGATTCCTGAAGATAACCAGTATCACTATTTTAACGGCAAGAGCCTCGCAACCTTTACGAGCCATGATGCCATCCGCGAGGTCGTCTATGTGGAAAGTCGGGTCGATACCGACAAAGATGGTCTGCCAGACTTGGTCAAGGTCAGCATTATCCGTCCTCGCTATGAAGGCAAGATTCCAGCTGTTATGACCGCAAGTCCTTATCACCAAGGGACCAACGATAAGGCCAGCGACAAGGCCCTCTACAATATGAATGTCGACCTCGAGGTCAAAGAACCTCATACCATTCAAGTAGAAGTACCTCAATTAGAATTGGTGGATCCTGTCGGTTCAGCTGAGCTAGTCGATGAAGCTGAAGAAACTCTCACCCATATCAATTCCAGCTATACCCTCAACGACTACCTCCTTCCACGCGGCTACGCTAATCTCTACGTATCTGGAGTGGGGACAAAAGATTCGCAAGGCTTGATGACCAATGGAAATTACCAACAAATCGAAGCCTACAAGAACGTTATCGACTGGCTCAATGGCCGTTGCCGGGCCTTTACAGATCACACACGCAAACGCCAAGTCAAAGCTGATTGGTCTAATGGAAAGGTCGCAACCACCGGGATCTCTTACCTTGGAACCATGTCTAACGGCCTTGCGACCACAGGTGTGGACGGTCTTGAAGTCATCATTGCAGAGGCTGGGATCTCTTCTTGGTACAACTACTACCGCGAAAACGGCCTCGTGACAAGTCCTGGTGGCTATCCAGGTGAAGATTTCGATTCCCTTGCCGAATTGACCTACTCGCGCAACCTTCTAGGTGGAGACTATTTGCACCATAATGCAGCCCACCAAGCCGATCTAGACATCGTGAAAAAAGAGCTGGACCGCGCTTCTGGAGACTACAATCAATTCTGGCACGACCGCAATTATCTCTTACATGCTGATCAGGTGAAGGCTGAGGTGGTCTTCACTCATGGTTCGCAAGACTGGAACGTGAAACCTCTTCACGTCTTTAATATGTTCCAGGCTCTTCCAACAAGCATCAAGAAACACCTCTTCTATCACAATGGTGCCCATGTCTATCTCAACAACTGGCAATCCATTGACTTCCGCGAAAGCATGAACGCCCTCCTCTCTAAAAAATTGCTGGGCTACGATTCAAGCTATGAATTGCCTACTGTCATCTGGCAGGACAATACAGGAGAACAAAGTTGGACTTCCTTGGATGATTTTGGCAACCAAACAAATCAGCGGACCTTCTCCCTGGGAGACGACGAAAAAGTCATCCAAAACCGCTACGAGACAAAAGATTACGAGCGCTATGGCAAGGCTTATCCGACCTTCTTAAGCGATCTTTACCAAGACAAGGCCCAACAGGTGACAATTGATCTTCCAATCGAAGAAGACCTGCACCTCAACGGGAAAGCTCGCCTTCACCTGCGACTTCACTCCAGCACCAATAAAGGTCTTCTCTCAGCCCAACTCTTAGAGCTTGGAAGCAAGAAATACCTCCAACCCTATCCTGCAGTCTTATCGGTCCGTACGCTGGATAACGGTCGCTACCATATGCTAGACAACTTGACCGAGTTGCCATTCAAGGAAGCCGGCCAGCGAGTGATTTCGAAAGGTTATCTCAACCTCCAAAACCGGCATGACCTCTTAGAGGTTGAGGCCGTAACACCAGGCGAGTGGATGGAATTTGACTTTGATCTCCAACCAACCATCTACAAGCTCGAAAAAGGTGCAACTCTTCGCTTGGTCCTTTACACGACGGACTTTGAAATCACTGTGCGTGATCAAACCGATTACCAACTCACCATTGACTTAGCACAATCAAGCCTCCATCTTCCTGAAATGACAGAGGCCCACTAA
- a CDS encoding CppA N-terminal domain-containing protein has product MTANQIVRVIPVLKVNNRNVNQRFYEETLGMKVLVEEGALLSLGDASKVEKIVLEESPSMRSRKVEGPKKLGRIVVKVAQAQEIDYLLARQPETSALYQGANGRAFEVVSPQGDTIFVHAEENLESLEPLEKAPLVDVPEDFKGLTSFDVDFLEVNVADFAEAEKFYSNLPALAHFIHLQEAQGEDLQVENKVTWDLSMIKIELASFDVEVLKERLGEAVDFVHRKGTFLIAKDPSQIELWFEANQDQVHISYEE; this is encoded by the coding sequence ATGACAGCAAATCAGATCGTAAGAGTGATCCCAGTCTTGAAAGTGAATAACCGAAATGTCAATCAACGCTTTTATGAAGAGACATTGGGAATGAAAGTATTAGTGGAAGAAGGAGCTCTCCTATCTTTAGGAGATGCCTCAAAAGTAGAGAAAATTGTCTTAGAAGAGTCACCGAGTATGCGTTCGCGTAAGGTCGAAGGTCCAAAGAAATTGGGTCGCATCGTGGTGAAAGTGGCACAAGCTCAAGAAATTGATTATTTGTTGGCCCGCCAGCCAGAAACAAGCGCCCTTTACCAAGGAGCTAATGGTCGCGCCTTTGAAGTTGTGTCTCCTCAAGGAGATACCATTTTCGTGCATGCTGAAGAAAATCTTGAAAGCCTAGAACCGTTGGAGAAAGCGCCTCTTGTTGACGTGCCAGAAGATTTCAAAGGTTTGACCAGCTTTGATGTGGACTTTCTTGAGGTCAATGTGGCCGATTTTGCTGAGGCTGAGAAGTTCTATAGCAACTTGCCAGCTTTGGCCCACTTTATCCATTTGCAGGAAGCTCAAGGAGAAGATCTCCAAGTGGAGAACAAGGTGACCTGGGATTTGAGCATGATCAAGATTGAATTGGCATCTTTTGATGTGGAAGTCTTGAAAGAACGCTTGGGAGAAGCTGTCGATTTTGTGCACCGTAAGGGAACTTTCTTGATTGCCAAGGATCCAAGCCAGATCGAACTCTGGTTTGAAGCCAATCAAGATCAGGTCCATATTTCTTATGAAGAATAA
- a CDS encoding DUF536 domain-containing protein, protein MAIEKTVSEIAEILGVSRQAVNNRVKALAPEDTQKNEKGVTVVTRSGLIKLEEIYKKTIFEDEPVSDDVKQRELMEILVDEKNAEIVRLYEQLKAKDEQLAKKDEQLRVKDVQIAEKDKQLDQQQQLTLQAMNDRDTLKLELEQANEKVQEQESKGFWARVFRR, encoded by the coding sequence ATGGCGATTGAAAAAACTGTCAGCGAAATTGCTGAAATTTTAGGAGTCAGCCGCCAGGCGGTCAATAACCGTGTCAAGGCGCTGGCTCCAGAAGATACCCAAAAAAACGAAAAAGGGGTTACCGTTGTAACCCGTAGTGGCTTGATCAAGCTCGAAGAAATCTACAAAAAAACTATTTTTGAAGATGAGCCAGTCAGCGATGATGTGAAGCAACGCGAATTGATGGAAATTTTGGTGGATGAAAAAAATGCTGAAATTGTCCGTCTCTACGAGCAACTCAAAGCCAAAGACGAGCAACTCGCTAAGAAAGATGAACAGTTGCGCGTGAAAGACGTTCAAATTGCTGAAAAAGACAAGCAATTGGACCAACAACAACAATTGACGTTACAAGCAATGAACGACCGCGATACCTTGAAACTTGAACTCGAACAAGCCAATGAAAAAGTTCAAGAGCAAGAAAGCAAAGGATTCTGGGCACGCGTTTTCCGTCGATAA
- a CDS encoding HdeD family acid-resistance protein, with product MKKISFEQVARRRTLLFGVLAVIFGILIFRNGVGFTKFSLDLLAIYFLVDGLGSFLLRFLLRSKSISYSHSIWFIFLSLALIWLNRLSSLPVNLVVICLGAYQLGSAIVYGITFWLYKANRVKGGWLYLWDALLNGGLGLATVLEPGSDGHFQFILLGAYLVLLGISNIRDGILFDKDQQGQELKRRFRISLPVIFAAFIPAKELKRFNQFLQKGSSAGHTGPYRLVKKEEEARELEILVHTSDSNLFGAIGHVDICYQGKVISYGSYDPFSERLFGTIGDGVLFKVDKEPYIELCKKESQKTLFGYSLSLTEEENQAVEKRLAEIDQLLEPWDPPRRLLEDGQPTYAYKLKYDLGAELYKFTSSRFKSYFVLSTNCCLLADSIVGQAGTAVLDVRGVIAPGTYQDYLEYEFEAPNGRVHTRTVY from the coding sequence TTGAAAAAAATATCTTTTGAACAAGTTGCAAGAAGACGGACCTTATTGTTTGGGGTTCTTGCCGTCATTTTTGGGATTCTCATTTTTCGAAACGGCGTTGGTTTCACCAAATTTTCCTTGGATCTATTAGCCATTTACTTTTTAGTTGATGGACTAGGAAGCTTTCTTCTTCGCTTTTTGTTACGTAGCAAGTCTATTTCCTATAGCCACTCTATTTGGTTTATTTTTCTTTCACTTGCGTTGATCTGGTTGAATCGACTGAGTAGTCTGCCCGTAAACTTAGTTGTGATTTGTTTAGGGGCATATCAGTTGGGGAGTGCCATTGTCTATGGGATCACATTTTGGCTTTATAAGGCCAATCGGGTAAAAGGAGGCTGGCTCTATTTATGGGATGCGCTTTTAAACGGTGGGCTTGGTCTAGCAACTGTCTTGGAACCTGGTTCAGATGGGCACTTCCAATTTATCCTCTTGGGGGCTTATCTGGTCTTGTTGGGGATTTCTAATATTCGAGATGGTATTTTATTTGACAAAGACCAACAAGGCCAAGAGTTAAAACGTCGCTTTCGTATTAGCCTACCGGTTATCTTTGCAGCCTTTATCCCTGCTAAGGAGTTAAAACGGTTTAACCAGTTTCTTCAAAAAGGGAGCTCGGCGGGACACACAGGCCCTTATCGATTGGTGAAAAAAGAAGAAGAGGCAAGGGAATTAGAAATTTTGGTTCATACTTCTGACAGCAACTTATTTGGAGCGATTGGGCATGTAGATATTTGTTATCAGGGGAAGGTCATTTCTTACGGAAGTTACGATCCCTTTTCAGAGCGTCTATTTGGGACGATTGGGGATGGCGTACTGTTTAAAGTGGATAAGGAACCATACATCGAACTATGTAAAAAAGAGAGTCAAAAGACGCTGTTTGGCTACAGCCTATCCCTTACCGAAGAAGAGAATCAGGCAGTAGAGAAGCGTCTAGCTGAAATTGATCAGTTGTTAGAACCTTGGGATCCACCTAGGAGGTTACTGGAAGACGGTCAGCCGACCTACGCTTACAAATTGAAATATGATTTAGGGGCTGAGCTATATAAATTTACTTCTTCGCGTTTTAAATCTTACTTTGTTCTGTCTACTAATTGCTGCCTGTTAGCAGATTCCATTGTGGGACAGGCAGGAACGGCTGTATTAGATGTGCGTGGAGTGATTGCACCAGGGACCTATCAGGATTACTTAGAATACGAATTTGAAGCTCCAAACGGGCGGGTCCATACACGAACAGTATACTAA
- the mvaD gene encoding diphosphomevalonate decarboxylase gives MDRKPVKAKSYANIAIIKYWGKEDAKQMVPSTSSISLTLENMYTETSLSPLPADATAHEFYIDGEFQHPAEQAKIGAVIDGLKPADEVGFVRVDTSNNMPTAAGLSSSSSGLSALVKACNRYYDLGLSQEELAQKAKFASGSSSRSFFGPLAAWDKESGEIYKVQTDLKLAMIMLVLNDKQKPVSSREGMKRCMETSTNFKEWIEESRQDYKDMLDYLAGNDFERVGQLTERNALAMHATTRTATPAFSYLTEESHKAMDFVRELRAAGHACYFTMDAGPNVKVLCLEEDLDQLVPLFDARYRTIVSKTKDPQDED, from the coding sequence ATGGATCGAAAACCTGTAAAGGCTAAGTCCTATGCCAATATCGCGATTATCAAATACTGGGGAAAAGAAGATGCCAAACAGATGGTCCCTTCGACCAGTTCGATTTCGTTGACCTTAGAGAATATGTATACAGAGACCAGTCTATCTCCCTTGCCAGCAGATGCGACTGCGCATGAATTTTACATCGATGGGGAATTCCAACATCCAGCTGAGCAAGCCAAAATTGGAGCTGTGATTGATGGCTTGAAGCCAGCAGATGAAGTAGGATTTGTTCGGGTGGATACCAGCAACAACATGCCAACCGCAGCAGGCTTGTCCTCTAGCTCGAGCGGGCTCTCTGCTCTCGTTAAGGCTTGCAATCGGTATTATGATTTGGGCTTGAGCCAGGAGGAATTAGCTCAAAAAGCCAAGTTTGCTTCGGGTTCTTCTTCACGGTCTTTCTTTGGTCCCTTAGCAGCCTGGGACAAAGAAAGTGGAGAAATTTATAAGGTCCAAACAGACCTGAAACTCGCGATGATCATGCTGGTCCTAAATGACAAGCAAAAGCCCGTTTCCAGCCGGGAAGGGATGAAACGCTGCATGGAGACTTCGACTAATTTCAAAGAATGGATTGAAGAGTCTCGACAAGATTACAAGGACATGCTGGACTATCTAGCTGGCAATGATTTTGAACGGGTCGGTCAGCTGACAGAGCGCAATGCCCTTGCTATGCATGCGACGACTAGAACAGCCACTCCAGCCTTTAGCTACTTGACAGAAGAAAGCCACAAAGCTATGGACTTTGTCCGTGAGCTTCGCGCAGCAGGCCATGCTTGTTACTTTACCATGGATGCAGGGCCAAATGTTAAAGTCCTCTGTTTAGAAGAAGACTTGGATCAGCTGGTGCCTTTATTTGATGCCCGCTATCGGACCATCGTATCTAAGACAAAGGACCCTCAAGATGAAGACTAA
- a CDS encoding 3'-5' exonuclease, protein MKTLEDYIAFDLEFNQYEGAYQIIQVSAVRFTDGKEVDHYDSYVYTDKPLKSFINGLTGITQDKIQNAPQLEQVLGEFKAFVGDRPLIGYNAKKSDLPILLENGLDLEDQYAVDVFDQAFERRPSDLHGIKNLQLHTVAAFLGVAGKSHDSLEDARMTALVYQQFLEFDQGRTLLEEQENFSTNPFGGLDLSGFFDE, encoded by the coding sequence ATGAAAACATTAGAAGATTATATTGCCTTCGATCTCGAATTTAACCAATACGAAGGTGCCTATCAGATCATCCAGGTGTCTGCCGTGCGTTTTACGGACGGTAAAGAAGTCGACCACTACGACTCCTACGTCTACACCGATAAGCCTCTAAAAAGCTTTATTAACGGCCTCACTGGCATAACCCAGGACAAGATCCAAAATGCTCCACAACTAGAGCAGGTCCTCGGCGAATTCAAGGCCTTCGTTGGAGACCGCCCCTTGATTGGATACAATGCCAAAAAGAGCGACCTTCCCATCCTACTTGAAAATGGCTTGGATTTAGAAGACCAGTACGCTGTCGATGTCTTTGACCAAGCTTTCGAACGCCGTCCATCTGACCTCCATGGTATTAAAAATCTTCAACTCCACACCGTTGCAGCATTTCTAGGAGTCGCAGGAAAATCACACGATAGCTTAGAAGACGCCCGCATGACAGCTCTTGTCTACCAACAATTCCTCGAATTTGATCAAGGCCGTACCCTCCTTGAAGAGCAAGAGAACTTCTCCACCAACCCCTTTGGAGGCTTGGACTTATCCGGATTTTTTGATGAATAA
- a CDS encoding serine hydrolase domain-containing protein, whose amino-acid sequence MSVNAIIEKITEQIQEGIYPGASLTLYRNGQWSEHYLGLADPEKEDPVVADLVYDLASVSKVVGVATICAFLYAKGELPLDRPFKELYPCFAHEKTTIRELLTHTSGLDPFIPNRDQLDARQLKTALENLQLKEDKSFHYTDVNFLLLGFWLEDRFHQPLDRLFEELIFTPWKMTETRFGPVEKAVPTVRGVASGSVHDPKARVLGCHAGSAGLFSTVADLERFLEHYLKDDFARDLSQNFAREEGKNRALGWNLEGDWLDHTGYTGTFIMYNRKRQEAVIFLSNRTYEKDERAQWILDRNSLMDLIKQEFEK is encoded by the coding sequence ATGAGCGTGAATGCAATCATCGAAAAAATTACCGAACAAATCCAAGAAGGCATCTATCCAGGTGCCTCTCTTACGCTTTACCGCAATGGTCAGTGGAGTGAGCACTATCTAGGACTTGCGGACCCTGAAAAAGAAGATCCAGTAGTGGCTGACCTGGTCTATGATTTGGCCAGTGTCAGTAAGGTCGTCGGAGTCGCTACCATCTGTGCCTTTTTGTATGCGAAAGGGGAGCTTCCGCTCGATCGCCCCTTTAAAGAGCTTTACCCGTGTTTTGCTCATGAGAAGACAACCATCCGGGAACTCTTGACCCATACGTCAGGACTTGATCCTTTTATCCCCAACCGGGATCAATTGGATGCGAGACAGTTGAAAACAGCCCTTGAAAATTTGCAGTTAAAAGAAGACAAGAGTTTTCATTACACTGACGTCAATTTTCTTCTGTTGGGCTTTTGGTTAGAAGACAGGTTTCACCAGCCCTTGGATCGTTTATTTGAAGAGCTGATTTTTACGCCTTGGAAGATGACAGAAACACGGTTTGGACCGGTCGAAAAGGCGGTGCCAACGGTCCGTGGAGTGGCTTCTGGAAGTGTTCATGATCCCAAAGCGAGAGTTCTGGGCTGTCATGCGGGAAGTGCTGGACTTTTTTCAACTGTTGCTGATCTAGAGCGCTTCTTAGAGCATTATCTGAAGGATGATTTTGCGCGTGACTTGTCTCAGAATTTTGCGCGTGAAGAGGGCAAGAACCGCGCTCTTGGATGGAATCTAGAGGGGGACTGGTTGGATCATACGGGCTATACAGGAACCTTCATCATGTACAATCGCAAGAGACAGGAAGCTGTGATCTTTTTGTCCAACCGGACCTATGAGAAGGACGAACGGGCCCAATGGATCCTGGACCGCAACTCTTTGATGGACTTGATCAAACAAGAATTTGAGAAATAG